The sequence CTTCATGGTGAAGCAGGCAGACCTGTAATTTCTGATAAGTTGACTtgactggagagagaaagaagaattgAGGCCACAGAGCTTTGGGGTACAGATAGTCGTGAAAATGCAAAGTCTAATAGCACCAGAGTCTAATAGCACCAGATGCTAATAGCACCAACAGGACGGTATAAATCCTCTTAAATGTAACTAAACGTTAGCGAAAATGTAATCGATGTCATCCCCAAAAGTAATTATTTATCATGAGAGGGCCATAAAAAATAACTAATAATGCTGCCTACTCAAAGAAAGATTCAAATCTCATATGATgtatttcctattcaacaaaactAGATGAAGAAGACTTGAAacgattttatatattttttctaaatATTGTATAATCAATTTATAAAATAACTAACTACAAGATTTCACCTTCCTTACAAGTGTAAAATACATACATTTGTATATTTAGTGCTAGAAATGTACATATTTTCTGAATGTCTGCCCCAATTGCTGTGAACGTAAAATGTCTGCCCCAATTGCTGTGAACGTAAAATGTCTGCCCCAATTGCTGTGAACGTAAAATGTCTGCCCCAATTGCTGTGAACGTAAAATGTCTGCCCCAATTGCTGTGAACGTAAAATGTCTGCCCCAATTGCTGTGAACGTCTCACAGAGTTCTagcttggcttcctgaactcgTTAGGAACTCGCCTTTCATCTCATATTAATCATAAAGTGTTTTTTGTTTAAAATCTATGAATTATTTTAGATTACTTGCTATAAATCTATCtctgaaaccactctctcctgttgCGTTAAGATGTAAGGATTCCAGGCATATGCGCGGTTAGTGTCTGTGACGTAGGGTTCAGCCAGGAGTTGATGGAGAGTTGGAAGAGTGAATGAAATGGTAGGAGGGACATCCCAGTTTCGAGTGGTTTTAGATTTCACATCCTGCTTCACACAGGCAGAAGAGACATACTCCAGTGTTCATGAGAATCATGGCTACCACTCAAGCAAGCCATTTCCATCTATGGTGTTCACATATCGACTTATAAGGAAAAAATGTTGGTCGAACCGGTACCAGACCCACGCTGGTCCCCAAAACAGGGGAATTTACATCTAATAGCAAAAAAGggaaattattatttttaagtTTAAGATTATAAAGTAATGCTGAATTATATATATGCATCATTACAGATTTACAGATGGTTGATATGAAACTGATAAAAAAAGTTCAGTTGAACAATGAGAATAGTTAGTTGTCATgttgtctggaacagagagtgaaaTTAAGCCGTTTCAGCTAGTTCAAGGTAAGATAGTCACGAGTTGAGGCCTCTGAGAATTCTGTGTCCTGTGTGATCTGAGGCACAGAGAATGATGGGACACTCTTGTATACTTTTAGACCATTTTAAGTGATGTGTGTTTAATTAAGCATGATTACACATGATATGATTATAAGCAAATATATGTAGGGTATGGCATCTGGCTGGGTTCTACTGCACTGCCACTGAAATCAAAGAAAAAACAACAATGTATTTGCAACGGGAGTCTGACATGAGCCTTTGCTCTCCTCAGTCTCAGCACCATGACGACGAGAAGAGAGCCCTGAGCAGAGAGATCATCGTGCTCAACAACCACCTGATGGAGGCCAAGCTGACCATTGAGAAACTGAGGGAGGACAATGTAAGGGCACTCTATGAGGTCAGATCTATAGGTCATCAAAAGTACGGTCACAACCCTCAAAGTGTATTGTAACAACCTTAGTATACAACACCTAGCATCTTCGCCAAGAGGTTGGACCGAACAACACCTGAGTTCAAGTCCCGGTTTCTGGCTCATCCTTGAATTCAATGCAGTGTGTTTCTTTAGAATGAATGATTTCTTAAGAACATGTTTTCTTCTAACACATTCCAACACTGTGTCTGTCCTGTAGGATCTGTACAGGAAGGActgtaacctggctgcccagCTGCTCCAGTGCAACAAGTCCCACTACAGGACCCAGCTTTCTGAGGTGAGTCCTCCCCCAACCGCAGACATATAATTACTTGAACAGCCACATTGAATGTACCCAAGAGTCCAGGGAAATTGCAGTGGTTTAGTTATTCTTCTTTGCCTATCAGACCTGGGCTCAAATAGTACTTTGTTTTCTTTCAAACTTTAAGCACTTGGTTGAGCTTGGTCAGAGTGACAGATAGGCAAGATTTGACCTTTGGCCATTTTTCTACGAGATCCATTGCACCTGGCAAGGGCAATTTAgcacagctaaagtatttgaaaaaAAATGTATACTATTTGACCCCAAGTCTGCTGCTGCCTATTATCAACATACTACACTGGCTAAGTTAAATTAAAGCTAATGCTAAGCTGAAGCTACGGTCTTATGACTTCCTCAACCCCAGCCATTGGATGGTGTTAGTGAAGCTACACAGGGAGGGAAATTCACTTGGATAAAAATCCCCAGGAGATAAAACAACCTTCATCCTTTATCTAAGCAGCTGAATCCACCTGACTTGAGGTATGGGCACGATGTGCAGTGCTGCAAATATTAGCACAAGTCTTGATCCATTCACATCGATCAATGCATGAGCCAGGATTACGGGTTAAAACCTGGGCCCTCGAACCTGAGCTGAAATAGTTCCAAACTTCCAATACATCAACAGTTTGAATCATAAGGTGATTACTCCACTGATGGATTGGTTAGGAGGTAAATGTTTGACAGTGATTAACAATGGAACACTACAGCTACATTATGTGACAGGTAAGTGAGTAATTGATGGAAGATTGCAGAGCGCTAAGACACTATATGCATAAGGAGATGGAGATTTGAGTATGCCCAACAGTGCCCATGCTGCTTTTGTTTTCCAGCGGGAGAGGAACGAGCGAGTATTGATGAGTGCGTTAGTGCCAGGGCAGACTGGCAAGGCTTTCAGCTGTATCAGCTCTGGGCCCCCTGCCCGGCCCGCATGGCAAGAGCAGATTTTAAAGCTGGCACGTTGCCAATACCGTTAAAAAAATGCCTCAGCACATTTGGCACCATGCGCCTAAATGGAAATATCAATGCAAACACGATTCATCAGTTACGTAATGGTCATAAactaatgctgtgtgtgtgtgtgtgtgtgtgtgtgttactataTGGAGTGAAAGAAACAGATAAACTGATGACACCTTGGGCATATACTGTCCACTGCTGCAATGGGGTCAAAGGTTATAGTTCTACTTATGTCCtgcagtctgtttgtttgtggACTGGAGAGTAATCAAAAGGTTATTGATGGAATGTGGTGCAACACAGAGAAATTATGCATGTTTCCAGCCATGATTGAAGTGCATTAGTCACTTGCTCCACTGCATAAGAAGcatggctcctgagtggcacagtggtctaagacactgcaactcagtgcttgaggcgtcactacagacaccctggttcgaatccaggctgtaccacaaccagctgtgattgggagtcccatagggcggcgcacaataggCCCTGCATGCTCCAGGTTAGGCTGGTGTAGGCTGTTGAAAATGATTATGTTCTTTGAAAAATTGGTCCTGGAAATATGTGCAAACAATATCTAAATATCTCATGGTAATTGGGTATTTACATTGGTTAAAGCGAATGTGTGATACAACTGCTATGAAAGGATGTTTGTacaaatgttcagttttgtctTGGCTCCTATTAGCCATGAAGCTATAATTAGCTAGCTTCTCATTGCCAATTAACGATAATTGACTAGATTCCTTTTGATAACATTCTGCAAAAGCTTAATTCTTGTTGCTATGGAGAGGCAGAGGCAACAGCCACATATCAAACTAATGATCTCATGATGTACCTATGTTTACCATCCATGAAATAACTCCAGGTTACACCTCCTCAGTTATAGTTTTCAGTTTCATGCCTGATCTCCATATGGTGCCATTATCAGAATGTTGTTGCTAATGTTTGAAAACAATGTTTTTATCTTCCATGAACTTCCATGCACTAATCTCACGGTCTGTCTCTGTATCACCATTATCTatacctcagtgtctctctctctctctctctctctctctctatttctcagtTGCCTGCTGAATTCCAGGAACGCGTGACCATGCACATGGAGGGCACACCTCTTTGCCACACTGCCTATGCCGATTCCGTCCCTGCCTCCGTCATCGCCAAGGTGCTGGAGAAGCCCGACGAGGCCTGCAGCGGCAGCCAAGCCTCTAGCTCGCCTAGCCCCCAACCCCAGGACCAAGGCTTTCTCCTGGACACCCTGGACAGAGGTGAGCGCCTTGGCCTCCGGGCAGCATACAAGTCAGACCTGTACAGCAGCGACACAGCTCTGTACTGCCCGGTCGATCAGAACCGTGAGCGCAGGCCAAGCATGGACCTCCATGGCCAGAGAAAGCTGCTCTACGGGCCCCAGAACTCCACAGATAGTAACCCAGAGGAGGGTCCCTTGTTGGGGCTGAGGTCTGGCTTCTCCCAGGAGTGCTTTGCCAAGTTCCCCACCTCTCTGGGCCCCACCTCGGGCAGCTCCTACTCCAGCTTCAGCGGAGGGGGCTCGGACGACAACAAGGGCAACGGCCCACCAAGCAGCACGgcctcctctccccaccaccactccctctacATGGACTGGAGGAATGGGGGAGACTATGAGAGGAAGAGTGACTCCTCCTGGGAGAGGGACAGTCCCGGCGGGGGCGGCTTCGCCAAGGTCCACGCTGTCTTCCAGCAGGCCGGCGGAGCACACCACCAGAACGGCAGCTCGCCTGTCTACAGCCGCACCATGTCCTCGTGCTTCAGCGAGCCCTACgaacccctccctccttcctcctcgccAAGCGTCGTCTATGGAGACAGCCGCCGGGGCAGCACACTGGCGCCCGAGGAGGAGGAGCTGATTGGTCGCTGGAGGCAGCTGAGTGTGGAGGACCTAAGCGCCCATTCGTACCACTCGCCCGGCCGGGCCTCGCCCTACAGCTTCTCCGAGCAGCACTTCTCCGTTCGGCCCGCCAAGATCCGCCTGGGACCCCTCTACAGCAGCTTCCAGGAAGGGGCAGACTTCTACCACCAGGCAGGGGTAGGACCCATCATGGAAACCCCAGTGTGCTTCTCCACGCCCAGCCCCCAGTGTAGCCCTGTGGGGGGACTCCGTCAGTCCCATCCATCCCACAGCCAGCAGGCCCACCAGACCCATCTCTACCGGGGAAAggaggacagccaggagtcagagCACAGCCTCTACCACTCAGCAAGCTCCAATGACAGGGAGGGCAGTGTCGGTGTAGCAGGGGCCGGGGTAGGAGGTGGAGGGCAGAACAAGGAGTACGAGGACGTCAGCCCAAACAGCTCCACTGAGTCCCTAAACCAGAGGTCCCTGGAGATGGCTGCCGAGCTGCAGCAGCACTACCAGACCGAGATGCAGCATCCATCGCCCCCAGGGCAGTCCACCACCGCCCCCGCTACCACCTTGTCCCCCTCCCCCGCAATACCAAACATTTGGCACGTTAGGACTTTCCAGAAAGGACAGTCTCACCAAAGCCCAGCTGTATGGAACACTTCTGAACTGAGAGAAGAAGGGATTGTCATCCTCTGACTTActgttctttctctttcttcatcTCTTTCCCTGGTGGGATGTGAGGTGAGAGGTCTTGGTAGATCCAGCAAAACACATTGATTAGTGTGAGTCTAGCCGTTCAGTTGAAGGACATTCATTTTGATAGGACATTTGGACA is a genomic window of Oncorhynchus nerka isolate Pitt River linkage group LG24, Oner_Uvic_2.0, whole genome shotgun sequence containing:
- the si:dkey-174m14.3 gene encoding LOW QUALITY PROTEIN: brain-enriched guanylate kinase-associated protein (The sequence of the model RefSeq protein was modified relative to this genomic sequence to represent the inferred CDS: inserted 2 bases in 1 codon), with product MNTVSSLQEQKEDLRKRLSYTTHKLELLESEFDSTRQYLETELRRAQEELDKFTDKLRRIQSSYSALQRINQDLEDKIHRNSQHHDDEKRALSREIIVLNNHLMEAKLTIEKLREDNDLYRKDCNLAAQLLQCNKSHYRTQLSELPAEFQERVTMHMEGTPLCHTAYADSVPASVIAKVLEKPDEACSGSQASSSPSPQPQDQGFLLDTLDRGERLGLRAAYKSDLYSSDTALYCPVDQNRERRPSMDLHGQRKLLYGPQNSTDSNPEEGPLLGLRSGFSQECFAKFPTSLGPTSGSSYSSFSGGGSDDNKGNGPPSSTASSPHHHSLYMDWRNGGDYERKSDSSWERDSPGGGGFAKVHAVFQQAGGAHHQNGSSPVYSRTMSSCFSEPYEPLPPSSSPSVVYGDSRRGSTLAPEEEELIGRWRQLSVEDLSAHSYHSPGRASPYSFSEQHFSVRPAKIRLGPLYSSFQEGADFYHQAGVGPIMETPVCFSTPSPQCSPVGGLRQSHPSHSQQAHQTHLYRGKEDSQESEHSLYHSASSNDREGSVGVAGAGVGGGGQNKEYEDVSPNSSTESLNQRSLEMAAELQQHYQTEMQHPSPXQGSPPPPPLPPCPPPPQYQTFGTLGLSRKDSLTKAQLYGTLLN